In a single window of the Magnolia sinica isolate HGM2019 chromosome 7, MsV1, whole genome shotgun sequence genome:
- the LOC131251552 gene encoding uncharacterized protein LOC131251552, which produces MENRREGEEKRELVFPIHSQVRKIKQEDEKIKDPEPSPPQQPDTRRAVLREITRQLSRSPLGRVISVCEM; this is translated from the coding sequence ATGGAGAacagaagagaaggagaagaaaaaagggAATTGGTTTTTCCAATTCACAGCCAAGTGAGGAAGATCAAGCAAGAAGATGAGAAGATCAAGGACCCTGAGCCATCTCCACCGCAGCAGCCCGATACCAGACGGGCAGTCCTCAGAGAGATCACGAGGCAGCTATCGCGATCGCCACTCGGGCGAGTAATCTCAGTATGTGAGATGTAG